A stretch of the Enterobacter mori genome encodes the following:
- a CDS encoding TonB-dependent siderophore receptor, giving the protein MFKNNKIMQLWLLSLATASVAAQAENREETITVTQGVSEEPTAPVKGIVATQTLSATKTRAEIVKTPQSVSVITRDQMNMQDVTSVSQALRYSAGVFTEYRGSSNRNDEVFVRGFSYVPKFLDGLSFGATASSQTGTIDPWLLERVELVRGPASVLFGQVNPGGLISMTSKRPTTESIHNVQLRTGNNDLAEGAFDFGGKLSDDGRVLYRVNGIARTQHNQVDDYKETRMAIAPAITWYPNDQTRFTLLTSYQKDPDAGYRNFLPAYGTVKSVDGKYIPRDFNVSDPNYNQSWREQTTIGYELEHQFADDLTFRQNARYAAIKQKYRYLVYTTSAANSTVLTRRAQHEERTTNEFGLDNQLEYLLESGSVSHTLLGGFDYKTSKDKQLLERGSGSQYDLDWTNPVYGVNVDESTFKTASDEQQNLDQMGLYLQDQMSWNSWEWLVSGRYDWSEVRTNDFTDGSVTQQNDSKFTWRTGLLYAFDSGLSPYVSYSTSFEPNLQTNRAPGVAPFKPTTGEQTEIGLKYQPVDNTLMTLALYDLTQDNVATYNSAEGWFENAGKVRSKGVEAEIHSTLMDNINLIGSYTYTDAKTKSTTVAGTEGKTPARIPAHMASAFASYTVPGGALKSLTAGVGMRYIGTSYGDAKNTFKVPSVDLYDAMVSYDLGEMNRSLKGASVQFNVNNVADTKYVASCASDTACFYGIGRTVTATVNYRW; this is encoded by the coding sequence ATGTTTAAGAATAATAAGATAATGCAACTGTGGCTGCTGAGTCTGGCGACGGCCAGCGTGGCGGCTCAGGCTGAAAATAGAGAAGAAACCATAACGGTGACGCAGGGCGTGAGTGAAGAACCCACCGCCCCGGTAAAAGGGATTGTGGCAACCCAAACGCTCTCCGCGACCAAGACCCGCGCGGAGATCGTAAAAACGCCGCAGTCGGTATCGGTGATCACCCGCGATCAGATGAACATGCAGGACGTGACGTCCGTATCGCAGGCGCTGCGGTACTCGGCGGGGGTGTTTACCGAGTACCGCGGCTCGTCGAACCGTAACGATGAGGTGTTCGTGCGCGGCTTTAGCTATGTGCCGAAATTCCTCGACGGTCTGAGCTTCGGCGCGACAGCCTCGTCCCAGACGGGTACGATTGACCCGTGGCTACTGGAGCGCGTGGAGCTGGTGCGTGGCCCGGCGTCGGTCCTGTTTGGTCAGGTCAATCCGGGCGGATTAATCAGCATGACCAGCAAACGCCCGACCACGGAATCCATCCATAACGTGCAGTTGCGCACCGGCAATAACGATCTGGCAGAAGGCGCATTTGATTTCGGCGGCAAGCTGAGCGATGACGGCCGCGTGCTGTATCGCGTCAACGGTATCGCCCGTACCCAGCACAATCAGGTGGATGATTATAAAGAGACGCGGATGGCGATTGCGCCTGCCATCACCTGGTACCCGAACGACCAGACCCGCTTTACGCTGCTGACCAGCTACCAGAAGGATCCGGATGCGGGCTACCGCAACTTCCTGCCCGCCTACGGCACGGTCAAAAGCGTTGACGGGAAATACATCCCGCGCGACTTTAACGTCAGCGATCCGAATTACAATCAGTCCTGGCGCGAGCAGACGACGATCGGCTACGAGCTGGAACATCAGTTCGCCGACGACCTCACCTTCCGCCAGAACGCGCGTTACGCCGCCATCAAACAAAAATACCGTTACCTCGTTTACACCACCAGCGCGGCTAACAGCACGGTATTAACGCGACGCGCGCAGCATGAAGAGCGCACCACCAATGAATTTGGCCTGGATAACCAGCTTGAGTATCTGCTGGAGAGCGGCAGCGTCAGCCACACCCTGCTCGGCGGATTCGACTACAAGACCAGCAAAGATAAACAGCTGCTGGAACGCGGGAGCGGTTCACAGTATGACCTCGACTGGACGAACCCGGTGTACGGTGTGAACGTGGATGAAAGCACCTTCAAAACCGCCAGCGACGAGCAGCAAAATCTCGACCAGATGGGGCTGTATTTGCAGGATCAAATGAGCTGGAACAGCTGGGAATGGCTGGTTTCCGGGCGCTACGACTGGAGCGAAGTACGAACTAACGACTTCACTGACGGCAGCGTTACCCAGCAGAACGACAGCAAATTCACCTGGCGAACCGGCCTGCTGTACGCGTTCGATTCTGGCCTGTCGCCGTACGTCAGCTACAGCACCTCGTTTGAACCGAACCTGCAAACCAATCGCGCGCCGGGCGTCGCGCCCTTCAAGCCAACCACCGGGGAGCAGACCGAGATTGGCCTGAAGTATCAGCCGGTCGACAACACGCTGATGACCCTCGCGCTGTACGATTTAACCCAGGACAACGTGGCGACCTACAACAGCGCCGAAGGCTGGTTCGAGAACGCGGGCAAGGTGCGTTCGAAAGGCGTTGAGGCGGAAATCCACTCTACGCTGATGGATAACATCAACCTGATTGGCTCATATACCTACACCGATGCGAAAACCAAAAGCACGACGGTGGCGGGAACAGAAGGCAAAACGCCTGCGCGTATTCCCGCGCATATGGCATCGGCCTTCGCCAGCTATACCGTGCCGGGCGGCGCGCTGAAGAGCCTGACCGCCGGCGTGGGGATGCGCTACATTGGCACCAGCTACGGCGATGCGAAGAACACCTTCAAGGTGCCGTCGGTGGATCTGTATGACGCAATGGTGAGCTACGATCTGGGCGAGATGAACCGCAGCCTGAAAGGGGCGAGCGTGCAGTTCAACGTCAATAACGTGGCGGACACGAAGTATGTGGCGTCGTGCGCAAGCGATACGGCGTGCTTCTACGGGATTGGCCGGACGGTGACGGCAACGGTGAATTACCGCTGGTAA
- a CDS encoding RamA family antibiotic efflux transcriptional regulator, translating into MTISAQVIDTIVEWIDDNLHQPLRIEEIARHAGYSKWHLQRLFMQYKGESLGRYIRERKLLLAARDLRESDARVYDICLRYGFDSQQTFTRIFTRTFNQPPGAYRKENHSRAH; encoded by the coding sequence ATGACGATTTCCGCTCAGGTCATTGATACGATTGTTGAATGGATCGATGACAACCTACACCAGCCGTTACGTATCGAAGAGATCGCCCGCCACGCGGGATATTCGAAGTGGCACCTGCAGCGGCTGTTTATGCAATACAAAGGGGAGAGCCTCGGGCGCTACATTCGCGAGCGTAAGCTGCTGCTGGCGGCGCGCGACCTGCGTGAATCGGACGCTCGCGTGTACGATATCTGCCTGCGCTACGGGTTTGACTCGCAGCAGACGTTTACCCGCATCTTCACACGTACGTTCAACCAGCCGCCGGGTGCGTATCGTAAAGAGAATCACAGTAGGGCGCACTGA
- a CDS encoding DUF1158 domain-containing protein: MKHPLESLLTAGGILLLALISCLLLPAPSLGLVLAQRLMTTFHMVDLNQLYTILFCLWFLALGAIEFFILRFVWRRWFSLAS; this comes from the coding sequence ATGAAACACCCGTTAGAATCGCTGCTTACAGCGGGGGGCATTTTATTGCTGGCCCTGATCTCCTGCCTGCTGTTACCTGCGCCGTCGCTGGGTCTGGTGCTGGCGCAGAGGCTGATGACGACCTTCCACATGGTCGATCTGAACCAGCTCTACACCATTCTGTTCTGCCTGTGGTTTTTAGCGCTCGGCGCCATCGAATTCTTCATCCTGCGTTTCGTCTGGCGCCGCTGGTTTTCACTGGCGTCGTAA
- a CDS encoding alpha/beta hydrolase-fold protein, whose amino-acid sequence MKRVWSGLLLGIGVLPAVAATCEHSSRQGDVQGKFDASGEVCFMLPELAENYVSATLHGVTDARLLDGQNRRIRTLIENGPADGEHTLLFALPVKQSTSLVLHGEAGKPWRFQWRMKETSALPRVQMLAPESPTLQALAKEIAAGGSTDAFWQTQIRQGTPMVEPVDAEHKRVTFLWRGARDNVFILGSPAGDHDPLFRLGNSDVWFRSYVVPADTVMQYKLAPDVPSVDGSPRDQRRAILVSAQADPLNPNTFGEQKADRWNRYSLLDLSPARYCSVQATAQPLVHGSLSRQSITSKILGNSREVMIYKPRGAQPARWTLILFDGQIYQDEYHFANVLDGLIARHHLPPINVVFIDSLDHARRGNELPPNPDFADFMAHELLPWLRGQGIATQRQKTVLAGSSYGGIASSWVALRYPRLFGNVLSLSGSYWWAPKGEAPGWLTRQYQQSPPYPVRFWLQAGKFETTGPGGGIYRTTQDFEQALREKGYRVSFHPSSSGHDFAAWCEALLHGMRDFTGLRRQ is encoded by the coding sequence ATGAAGAGGGTATGGAGCGGATTATTACTCGGGATAGGTGTGCTACCTGCGGTGGCGGCAACCTGCGAACACTCTTCCCGGCAGGGAGACGTCCAGGGGAAGTTTGATGCCAGCGGTGAAGTCTGTTTTATGCTGCCTGAGCTTGCTGAAAATTATGTCTCCGCCACGCTGCATGGCGTAACGGATGCCCGCCTGCTGGACGGGCAGAACCGCCGCATTCGTACGTTGATTGAAAACGGGCCCGCCGATGGCGAACACACGCTGCTTTTTGCCCTGCCGGTAAAGCAGAGCACCTCGCTGGTCCTGCACGGCGAAGCGGGTAAACCCTGGCGTTTTCAGTGGCGGATGAAAGAGACATCTGCATTACCGCGCGTACAGATGCTGGCACCTGAAAGCCCGACGCTTCAGGCGCTGGCAAAAGAGATTGCTGCCGGAGGGAGTACCGACGCGTTCTGGCAGACGCAGATTCGGCAGGGAACGCCGATGGTGGAGCCGGTAGACGCAGAACATAAGCGCGTTACCTTTCTGTGGCGCGGCGCGCGGGATAACGTCTTTATTCTCGGCTCACCGGCGGGGGATCACGACCCGCTGTTCCGCCTGGGCAACAGCGACGTCTGGTTCCGCAGCTATGTGGTGCCCGCCGACACGGTGATGCAGTACAAGCTTGCCCCGGATGTGCCGAGCGTTGACGGCTCTCCTCGCGACCAGCGCCGCGCGATCCTGGTGAGTGCCCAGGCCGATCCGCTCAACCCGAATACCTTTGGTGAACAGAAGGCGGATCGCTGGAACCGCTATTCGCTGCTCGATCTCAGCCCGGCACGCTATTGCTCCGTGCAGGCCACGGCCCAGCCGCTGGTCCACGGGTCATTAAGCCGCCAGAGCATCACCAGCAAAATCCTCGGTAATTCCCGCGAGGTGATGATCTATAAACCGCGGGGTGCGCAGCCAGCCCGCTGGACGTTAATCCTCTTCGACGGGCAGATTTATCAGGACGAGTACCATTTCGCTAACGTGCTGGACGGTCTTATTGCCCGCCACCATCTTCCGCCGATTAACGTGGTGTTTATCGACAGCCTCGATCACGCCCGACGCGGCAACGAGCTGCCACCGAACCCGGACTTCGCCGACTTTATGGCGCATGAGCTGCTGCCCTGGCTGCGAGGGCAGGGCATCGCGACGCAGCGGCAGAAAACGGTGCTGGCGGGGTCGAGCTACGGCGGCATTGCCTCGTCTTGGGTGGCGCTGCGCTATCCACGCCTGTTTGGTAACGTGCTGAGCCTTTCAGGCTCGTACTGGTGGGCGCCGAAAGGGGAGGCTCCCGGCTGGCTGACGCGGCAATATCAGCAGTCGCCGCCGTATCCGGTGCGCTTCTGGCTGCAGGCCGGAAAGTTTGAAACCACGGGGCCGGGCGGGGGAATTTATCGCACAACGCAGGATTTCGAACAGGCGTTGAGGGAGAAAGGGTATCGCGTCAGCTTCCATCCCTCATCCAGCGGTCACGACTTCGCGGCCTGGTGTGAAGCGCTGCTCCACGGCATGCGCGATTTCACCGGCTTACGACGCCAGTGA